The following DNA comes from Sulfitobacter sp. D7.
ATTTGGCCGCGCGCGGATGATCGCCTTTCCGATGATATGGGCGGCGCTGATCCTCTACTCGTCTTCGATGCTTCAGCAGATGCGTCGGAGCCGCCCTGCCAAGGGGTCCTTAGGGCAGGGCTAGAGCTTTAAAATTCTGCCGCACACTCCCCAGAATGGTCAATTAGACTGCCTGATTTGCAAGTGAAACGAATGGCTTCCTTCAAAGGCGCACATTATCTTGGTGCCTGGACGAAATATTCGCAAAGGCAGCTGTTTCTATTCGTATCGAAACTGCAGACCGCGTTGGCCACACCTTTGACTTCATGCTGGCTGAACACCCAGACACGACGGCAGCGCAAAGCTATTTAATCAAGGCTTAACGCCGCCTATCAGGAACCGGAAACCGGGACTGCCAAGACCGAGTTCAAAATCGTGCTGACAATCTCTTCTTTAAGCTTTCTTTGCCCCTCTTGGGAGACGATCTCATCCCCAAAAACCCGGGTGAAGGTAGGTTCGTTGGACACGTTAAAAAAGCACAGGGCGCTTATTTTCCAATGTAGCCGAAGGGGATCGATGTCCGAGCGAAACACTTTCATCTCGCGTCCACGCTCGAGGATTTCTTTTAACTGATCAACCGCCGGCGTGTTGCCTGATCGAATGGTTTCCGAGGCGGTCAGATGTATGCCTCGATGAATGTTCTCAATCATCACCAAGCGGATAAAATCTTCGTTGTCGCGGTGGTGTGAAAAGGTAAATTTGACCAGCTTAGAGAGAGCTTCAACAGGGTCGAGGTTCTCCAGCTCAAGGGCCCTCTCGCCTTCTCGCACATCGTTGTAGGCCTGTTCGAGTACTTCGCGATAGAGGCTCTCTTTGTCCTTGAAGTAGTAAAAAATCATCCGCTTGGACGTTTTTGTCTTCTCCGCGATGTCCTGCACCCGCGCGCCTGACAAGCCGTGGGCGGCGAACTCCGCTCGTGCCACGCGAAGGATATCCGCTTTAACGGCTTCGGGGTCCTGCTTCCATGAAGTGCGCTGACGACTCGTTGATGTTTTGGCGGATGTGGTCATGCGTAACTCCCTAACGGTCCGACCAGCATAGCACAATTAACTGCTTGGTACATATCTGTTGACACACAATTAACCATATGGTTCATTACGGCCATTCCAGCGTGCCGGGAGGATTCGCTGGATGCATCGGAGGTAACGAGTGTCGTCACAGATCAAGAAGCAGGCCAAGCACGCGCAAGACGACGGATCTGCCGATTTGTTGATCGGACTGGTGGGCCGAGGCATTCAACAGTCCCGCACCCCAAGGATGCACATGGCCGAGGGAGCTGCCCAAGGGCATCGCATTCTTTACCAAATTCTTGATGCCGATGCTTTTCCGCGAGGGGAGGCCCCGCTGGAAAAAATCGTCGACGCCGCCGAGCTTTGCGGTTTTGCCGGGTTGAACGTGACCTTTCCCTATAAAATTGACGTCATGGCCTTCTTGGACGAGTTATCTCCGAACGCCCGCGCCATTGGGGCCGTCAACACCGTGGTCTTTCGCAACGGGCGTCGCATCGGTCACAACACTGACAAATGGGGGTTCGAAGAAGGCTTCCGTCGGAACTTGCCGGACGCGAAAATGGGCCATGTTCTGCAAATTGGCGCGGGCGGCGCAGGGGTTGCTGTCGCTCATGCGCTCCTGTCCCTTGGTGCCGATCGCTTGACGATCACTGACACGAACACGGCGCGCGCCGCAGCTCTGGTGACGCAGCTTTCCCAAAATGCTGGTGCCGCGCAGGTCGATGCCATCGGTCTCGACCAACTACCGGAGATCGCTCCTACAGGTGTCGTAAACGCGACCCCCATGGGGATGGCGAAGCTGCCGGGCTCGGCCTACCCGGTCGAATTGCTGCATCCCGATTTATGGGTCGCCGATATTGTCTATTTCCCGCTTGAAACCGAGCTGCTTGCCGCCGCGCGCGCGGCAGGATGCCGGGTTTTGCTGGGCTCTGGAATGGCCGTCTATCAGGCCGTGCGGGCCTATGAACTCTTTACCGGGCGCAAGCCCGACCCGATGCGGATGAAAGCCACATTCGACGCTTTCATCTCATGAGACTTGCCGCGCAGGCGGCGACCGAACGCAAAATGGAGGATAGCATGCGTTTCAATTTTACCACCCTCACCACGGCCACGGCGCTCGCCCTTGGCCTTGCCGCCGCCGGCGCACAGGCTCAGACCCTGCGCATTGCCCATGTTGATCCCGATGAGTGGACCGGCTCCAAGAAAGGCGCGGCGGCCCAGATTTTCCGCAACATTGTCGAAGGCGAGACTGATCTGGAAGTTGAAATCTTCCCGGCGGGTGCTTTGGGTAACGAAGACGAACTGGTCGGGCAAGTTCAGGAAGGCCTTCTGCAAATGGCCATCGTATCGGGGGCCATGTCCAAAGCCTGCCCCGCGGCCTCGGTTCTCGACATCCCCTACACGTTCTCTTCTGCAACCGTCGCTTGGGAGGTGCTTGACGGTGAATTCGGTGAAGCACTGTCTGAGCACTGTCTTGAGCAGACCGGCATGCGGACCTTGGCCTATGGTGAAACCGGCTTTCGCAATTTTACCAACAACGTGCGCGAAATTCGTACCCCAGCCGATATGGAAGGCTTGAAATTTCGGGTGCAGCCGATCCCACTCTATCTTGAGATGGTCAGCGGCTTAGGCGGCGAACCGACCCCGATCGCATGGACGGAACTGCCGAATGCGTTGTCCACCGGTGTGGTTGACGGGCAAGAGAACCCGGTCGGCGTCATCTACAATAACGGTCTGCATCAACTCCAAAAATACATGATCCTTGATGGTCACGTTTACGCGGCAGACTTTATCGTCGTCAGCGATGAATTCTTCCAGACCCTCACCGCCCCCCAGCAAGAGGTCGTGACCCGCGCCGCCATCGTGGCCGGCAATATGGGCCGCTCAATCCAGCAGTGGACAACGGCGCAGGGCGTGCTTTCGGTTCAAGAAGAAGGCATGCAGGTCTATTCGCCCACCGCAGAAGAACTCGCCATGTTTGCCGAGAAAGCGCAGCCAGCAGTGGTTGAGTTCCTGCGCGGCGAATTGGGCGAGAACGCCACTTGGATCGATGAGCTCCAATCGGCAGTGGCAGCAACGCAATAAGCTGCTCCTACAGCCAGGCCGTCTTCGGCCTGGCTACACCATACCAACCGCGGAGGAGCCTGGGTCATGGACAGACTGAATAGAATAGTTGCTCAAGTCTTCGGCTGGGGAGCCGGGCTTTCGATGATGCTGGTGTTTGCGATCATCTTCATCAATTCCCTACGGCGCTACACCGTGGGCCAGTCGGTCCAATGGGGCGAGGAACTGCCGGTCTATCTGGCTGCCTATGGCGTGATGTTCGGCATCTCAATGGCCTATATGCAAGACCGCCATATCCGCTTCACGATCCTGATCGATTTTCTGAGCGACCAGCGCAAGACACTGATGTTCGCGCTCAGCGACCTTGTGATGATGGTAACCGGAGTGCTGCTGGTCCTTTCTGGCCTCGCCTTTCTCGAACGTCGCGGCAACACAATGTCCTCCGGCATGTTCGGTCTGGCACGCTGGCTGGAAAAGAGCACAGGGATCGAGGCCTTTGCTGCGCTCGGCACCCTTGGCGTCTACCAGTTTTCGCTGATCCTTGGCGGCGCAATGATCACCTTTGCGGCGGTTCTGAAATTCGTCGAGCGCCTGATCGCGCTCCGGGGGAACTGAAATGGTCTATATCATCCTTATCGCAGGGCTTCTCATCGGTGTGCCGATTGCCTTCGCGATCCTCGCCTCTTTGAGCTATTTCATGGCGGTGGGTGAAGCCCCCTACGCGCTGCGCATCGTCGCGACCGAACTGTTCAACGGGCTGAACTCCTACCCGTTGCTGGCCATTCCGCTTTTTGTGCTGGCTGGCGAATTGATGAACGAGAGCGGTATTACCGGACGGATCATCGCTTTTGCCAACGTCCTTGTAGGTCGGATGCGCGCCGGGCTTGCGATGGTCAACATCTGGGCCTCGGTCATCTTCGCGGGTCTGTCTGGCTCCGCTGTCGCCGACACCTCTGCCATCGGCCGGGTATTTATCCCCGAAATGGAAAAACATGGCTATGACCGTGCCTATGCGGCGGCCCTGACAGCGGCCTCATCGGTTATCGGACCGATTATTCCCCCTTCGATACCGGTCATCATCTATGCGTTAATCGTCACCGGGGTCTCGGTCCCTGCCCTGTTCATGGCCGGCGTGATCCCCGGCTTGTTACTGGCCGTCTTTCTCTCCGGCTACGTCATGCTAACGGTTGATATGACCAAGATCCGGCAGGCGGCCGACGACATGCCCGACGCGCAACCGGCCCGAGAGGCGCTGCTTGGGGGCATCTTGCCACTGCTGATGCCGGTTTTTGTTGTGGGATCGATCCTGCTTGGCGTGGTGACACCCACAGAGGCCGCCAGCTTTGCGGTCGCCTATGCGTTGGTTGTAGGCCTTTTTGTCTATCGCAAGATTGCATTTAGACGCCTTCCTATCATCTTTACCGAAGCGATGCGCGATAGCGCCGTGATCCTAATCATCATCGCGGCGGTTTCGGCAGCCAACTGGCTGTTGGCCTACAACCGTGTTCCCAACATGCTGACCGATTGGGTGTTGGGCAATGTTGACAGCAAGACCACGTTCTTGATCGCCGTCATCCTTCTGTTTCTCTTTGTCGGTCTCTTCCTCGAAGGCATCGCCGCGATGCTGGTGCTGGTGCCGATCCTCCACCCTATCGCCGTAAGTCTGGGCATTGATCCGGTTCACTTCGGCATTCTGGTGATTTTCAACCTGATGATCGGCCTGATTACCCCGCCTCTGGGCCTCTGTCTGTTTGTGGCAGAGGGCATTGCGGGCGTCGGCATGGCGCGCATGGTCAAGGCAATCCTGCCATTCTTTCTGGTCGAGGTACTGGTCCTGCTGGTTCTTACATTTGTGCCGCAGACAGTGACTTGGCTGCCGCAAGTCCTGGGGTATTGAGATGAAAACATCCATCGCAACAGTGTCCATATCCGGCAATTTCCCGGAGAAACTCGAAGCCATTGCCGCTGCCGGTTTTGATGGTATCGAAATCTTCGAACAGGACTTTATCGCCCATGACGGGGACCCCAAAGAAGTGGGCGACATGATCCGCGCCATGGGTCTCGAGATCACCCTCTTTCAGCCATTCCGCGATTTCGAAGGTTTGCCAGAACCGCACCGGGCAAAGGTTTTTGATCGGGTGGAACGCAAGTTTGACCTGATGCAAGATCTTGGCACAGACCTTGTTCTTATCTGTTCGAGCTGCCACCCGGAGGCTCTAGGCGGCATCGACCGGTCTGCGGCGGACTTCAACGCGCTCGGCGACAGGGCGGCCAAGCGCGGCCTGCGGGTCGGCTATGAAGCGCTGGCGTGGGGGCGGCACGTCAATGACCACCGCGACGCATGGGAAATCGTGCGCCGCGCCGATCACGGCTCGGTTGGCCTGATCCTCGACAGCTTTCACACGCTGGCACGCAGGATTGATCCCGAAACCATTCGCCGCATTCCCGGCGACAAGATCTTCTTTGTGCAACTCGCCGATGCCCCTGCAATTGACATGGACCTGCTCTATTGGTCGCGCCACTTTCGCAATATGCCGGGGGAAGGTGATCTGGATGTAACAGGCTTCATGAAGGCAGTCATGGCCACCGGGTATACGGGGCCAATTTCACTGGAGATCTTCAACGATCAGTTCCGCGGGGGCCATCCCAAGACCATCGCAAAGGACGGCTATCGATCTTTAGTCGCCTTGATGGACGACGTGCGGCGTGAAGAACCGGCGACGACGCCGACATCCCCCGCTCTGCCAAAACGCTCGAAGGTCGAAGGGGTGTCCTTCGTCGAGTTCGCCACCCGGGGCACAGAAGCCGATGCGCTGGAGCGATTGCTCGAAACGCTCGGCTTCACTCTCTCCGGCACCCATATCGCCAAAAAGCTGTCCCTATGGACCCAAGGCGATATACGGACCGTGGTGAACCGGGAGACCACCGGCTATGCCAGCAGCGCCTATACGACCCACGGCACAACCGTCTGCGACATCGGCATTTCCGTCGATGCGGCGACTGAGACCGTAAGCCGTGCCAAAGCGCTTGGGGCCGCGCCCTTTCATCAGCCGATTGGCCCCGGAGAGTTGGATATACCGGCCATTCGCGGGCTAAGCGGCAGTGTCCTGCATTTCATCGATCAAGGCAGCGGGCTGAATGATGTCTGGTCGGTCGAGTTCAACCAGACCGACGCCGAGCAGACCCATGCGGGCCTGACAAGCATCGATCACATTGCCCAGACCATGAGCTATGACGAAATGCTCAGTTGGTCCTTGTTTTATACCACGCTGTTCGACATGGGAAAATCTCCGATGGTCGATGTGGTAGACCCCGACGGGCTGGTGCGCAGCCAAGCTTTGGAAACCCGAGACGGCGCGTTTCGCATCACGCTTAATGGCGCAGAAACTCATCGCACCATGGCAGGCAACTTCCTTGCCGATAGCTTTGGCGCCTCCGTGCAGCACATCGCACTGGCGAGCGAAGACATCTTTGCCACCAGCAGCGCGATGCGGGCCAAAGGGTTCGAGCCACTGCCAATATCGGACAACTATTACGCCGACCTCGTCGCGCGGTTCGATCTAGATGCCGACATGCTTACCGCCCTGAAGGTCGGAAACATACTCTATGATGAGGATGCAAAAGGGGCGTTCTTCCAGTTCTACTCGCGTCCTTACGCGGGGGGCATGTTCTTTGAAATCGTCGAGCGTCGTGGCGGATACGCGGGCTACGGCGCCCCCAATGCCCCCTTTAGAATTGCCGCTCAGAAACGACTGATGCGCCCGAAAGGAATGCCAAAGAAATGACCGATAGATATGACGCTGGAATGAAGGTGCGCCGCGCCGTGCTCGGAGATGCCCATGTAGACCGTGCGACCGCAAGCGAGACCGAGTTCGACAGCGCGTTCCAGACACTGATCACCGAAGCGGCTTGGGGAACTGTTTGGGCTTCTGATGCAATCTCGCGGCGAGAGCGGTCCATGATCACACTCGCGCTCTTGGCCGCGACCAAGAACTTCGCCGAAATCCCGATGCATATCCGCGCGACCGCCAATACCGGCGCCACCCGACAGGACGTGATCGAAGTATTCCAGCATGTCGCCATCTACGCCGGGGTGCCCGCCGCGAACCACGCGATCGCGCTGGCCAAACAGACCTATGCAGAAATGGAGGAGGAACAATCATGAGCAATGGCGACCTCATCCAACGTGACCGCACATGGCATCCGCCTGCCCTTACGCCCGATTACAAAACCAGTGTCGCGCGCTCGCCGCGCCATGCGCTTTTGTCGCTGCAAAACTCGGACAGCGAACTGACCGGACCGACCTTTGGGCAAGGCGACATTGCAGAGATCGACAATGATCTGATCCTGAACTACGCCAAAACAGGAGACCCTATTGGGGAGCGCATTATCGTGCATGGTCGTGTCTTGGACGAAAACGCGCGGCCGGTTCCGAACACCCTTGTCGAGATCTGGCAGGCGAACGCAGGGGGCCGCTATCGGCACAAGAAAGATAGTTACCTCGCGCCGATCGATCCGGACTTTGGCGGCTGCGGTCGCACGCTGACCGATGACAATGGGTACTACGTCTTCCGCACTGTCAAACCCGGCGCCTATCCATGGCGGAACTGGGTCAACAACTGGCGGCCGGCCCATATCCATTTTTCTGTATTCGGGACCGCTTTTGCGCAGCGCCTGATCACCCAAATGTACTTCGAGGGCGACCCCCTCATCGCCAAATGCCCAATTGTGCAATCCATTCCGGAACAACGCGCCGTTGATCAGCTTGTCGCCGCATTGGATCTAAACGCCTCCCTGCCGCTCGATAGCATTGCCTATAAATTCGACATTGTCCTTCGGGGACGCCGCTCGACCTTCTTCGAAAACCGGCCAGAAGGGAACTAATCATGGTGCAAACACTCGACTACCTCAAAGAAACCGCATCTCAGACGGCTGGGCCCTATGTTCACATCGGGCTCGTGCCCGGCGACGCCGGCTTCGATATCTACGACCACGAACTGGGGCGGGACATTGCTGGCCCGAAGGCTGCAGGTACACGTATCACCGTCACCGGTACGGTAACCGACGGCACCGGCGCGCCGGTTAAGGACATTTTAGTTGAGGTCTGGCAGGCAAACGCTGCAGGCATCTATCCCGGAAAAGGCGAGGTTGAAGACGGCTTTCGCGGTTGGGGGAGGGTCACGCCCGATTTCGAGACCGGGGTATTCAGCTTTGAGACCGTGAAGCCCGGCAAGGTGACCGGGCCCGATGCCCGGCCAATGGCCCCGCACATCAATCTCTGGCTGGTGGCTCGGGGCATTAATGTCGGGCTCAACACGAGAATGTACTTCGGTGACGAAGACGCGGCCAACGCGGCTGACCCAGTCCTCACCCTGATTGAACAGCCCCTGCGCCGTGAGACGCTGATCGCGCACGCCGATGGCAACGCCTATCACTTCGACATTCGCCTACAGGGCGCGGGCGAAACCGTATTCTTCGATCTATGAGGCCGCTATGACCACCCCGTGTATCATCTGCGTTGCACTCACCGGGTCCCTGCCGACGAAAGACAACAACCCGGCAGTCCCGATCACCATTTCCGAACAGGTCGAAAGTGCTCAGGAGGCCTTTGAGGCGGGCGCCTCGATCGCCCATTGCCACGTGCGCGACGATCACGGTCGCCCCACCTCAGACCCGGCCCGTTTTGCGCGACTGAAAGAAGGTCTGGAACAGCACTGCCCGGGCATGATCGTCCAGCTTTCAACCGGGGGACGCTCTGGCGCGGGTAAGGAGCGCGGCGGTATGCTATCGTTGTCGCCAGACATGGCTTCGCTGTCAGTAGGGTCGAACAATTTTCCAACGCGCGTCTATGAAAACAGTCCCGACTTGGTCGACTGGCTGGCCTCGGAAATGATCGCCCATGATGTCAAACCCGAGATCGAAGCCTTTGACCTTGGTCATATCGTACAAGCCATCCGCATGGCCCAAGATGGTCGGTTAAAGGGGCCCCTTTATGTGCAGTTTGTCATG
Coding sequences within:
- a CDS encoding TetR/AcrR family transcriptional regulator — protein: MTTSAKTSTSRQRTSWKQDPEAVKADILRVARAEFAAHGLSGARVQDIAEKTKTSKRMIFYYFKDKESLYREVLEQAYNDVREGERALELENLDPVEALSKLVKFTFSHHRDNEDFIRLVMIENIHRGIHLTASETIRSGNTPAVDQLKEILERGREMKVFRSDIDPLRLHWKISALCFFNVSNEPTFTRVFGDEIVSQEGQRKLKEEIVSTILNSVLAVPVSGS
- a CDS encoding shikimate dehydrogenase; the encoded protein is MLIGLVGRGIQQSRTPRMHMAEGAAQGHRILYQILDADAFPRGEAPLEKIVDAAELCGFAGLNVTFPYKIDVMAFLDELSPNARAIGAVNTVVFRNGRRIGHNTDKWGFEEGFRRNLPDAKMGHVLQIGAGGAGVAVAHALLSLGADRLTITDTNTARAAALVTQLSQNAGAAQVDAIGLDQLPEIAPTGVVNATPMGMAKLPGSAYPVELLHPDLWVADIVYFPLETELLAAARAAGCRVLLGSGMAVYQAVRAYELFTGRKPDPMRMKATFDAFIS
- a CDS encoding DctP family TRAP transporter solute-binding subunit codes for the protein MRFNFTTLTTATALALGLAAAGAQAQTLRIAHVDPDEWTGSKKGAAAQIFRNIVEGETDLEVEIFPAGALGNEDELVGQVQEGLLQMAIVSGAMSKACPAASVLDIPYTFSSATVAWEVLDGEFGEALSEHCLEQTGMRTLAYGETGFRNFTNNVREIRTPADMEGLKFRVQPIPLYLEMVSGLGGEPTPIAWTELPNALSTGVVDGQENPVGVIYNNGLHQLQKYMILDGHVYAADFIVVSDEFFQTLTAPQQEVVTRAAIVAGNMGRSIQQWTTAQGVLSVQEEGMQVYSPTAEELAMFAEKAQPAVVEFLRGELGENATWIDELQSAVAATQ
- a CDS encoding TRAP transporter small permease — protein: MDRLNRIVAQVFGWGAGLSMMLVFAIIFINSLRRYTVGQSVQWGEELPVYLAAYGVMFGISMAYMQDRHIRFTILIDFLSDQRKTLMFALSDLVMMVTGVLLVLSGLAFLERRGNTMSSGMFGLARWLEKSTGIEAFAALGTLGVYQFSLILGGAMITFAAVLKFVERLIALRGN
- a CDS encoding TRAP transporter large permease — protein: MVYIILIAGLLIGVPIAFAILASLSYFMAVGEAPYALRIVATELFNGLNSYPLLAIPLFVLAGELMNESGITGRIIAFANVLVGRMRAGLAMVNIWASVIFAGLSGSAVADTSAIGRVFIPEMEKHGYDRAYAAALTAASSVIGPIIPPSIPVIIYALIVTGVSVPALFMAGVIPGLLLAVFLSGYVMLTVDMTKIRQAADDMPDAQPAREALLGGILPLLMPVFVVGSILLGVVTPTEAASFAVAYALVVGLFVYRKIAFRRLPIIFTEAMRDSAVILIIIAAVSAANWLLAYNRVPNMLTDWVLGNVDSKTTFLIAVILLFLFVGLFLEGIAAMLVLVPILHPIAVSLGIDPVHFGILVIFNLMIGLITPPLGLCLFVAEGIAGVGMARMVKAILPFFLVEVLVLLVLTFVPQTVTWLPQVLGY
- a CDS encoding bifunctional sugar phosphate isomerase/epimerase/4-hydroxyphenylpyruvate dioxygenase family protein, which encodes MKTSIATVSISGNFPEKLEAIAAAGFDGIEIFEQDFIAHDGDPKEVGDMIRAMGLEITLFQPFRDFEGLPEPHRAKVFDRVERKFDLMQDLGTDLVLICSSCHPEALGGIDRSAADFNALGDRAAKRGLRVGYEALAWGRHVNDHRDAWEIVRRADHGSVGLILDSFHTLARRIDPETIRRIPGDKIFFVQLADAPAIDMDLLYWSRHFRNMPGEGDLDVTGFMKAVMATGYTGPISLEIFNDQFRGGHPKTIAKDGYRSLVALMDDVRREEPATTPTSPALPKRSKVEGVSFVEFATRGTEADALERLLETLGFTLSGTHIAKKLSLWTQGDIRTVVNRETTGYASSAYTTHGTTVCDIGISVDAATETVSRAKALGAAPFHQPIGPGELDIPAIRGLSGSVLHFIDQGSGLNDVWSVEFNQTDAEQTHAGLTSIDHIAQTMSYDEMLSWSLFYTTLFDMGKSPMVDVVDPDGLVRSQALETRDGAFRITLNGAETHRTMAGNFLADSFGASVQHIALASEDIFATSSAMRAKGFEPLPISDNYYADLVARFDLDADMLTALKVGNILYDEDAKGAFFQFYSRPYAGGMFFEIVERRGGYAGYGAPNAPFRIAAQKRLMRPKGMPKK
- the pcaC gene encoding 4-carboxymuconolactone decarboxylase, with the translated sequence MTDRYDAGMKVRRAVLGDAHVDRATASETEFDSAFQTLITEAAWGTVWASDAISRRERSMITLALLAATKNFAEIPMHIRATANTGATRQDVIEVFQHVAIYAGVPAANHAIALAKQTYAEMEEEQS
- the pcaH gene encoding protocatechuate 3,4-dioxygenase subunit beta, which translates into the protein MSNGDLIQRDRTWHPPALTPDYKTSVARSPRHALLSLQNSDSELTGPTFGQGDIAEIDNDLILNYAKTGDPIGERIIVHGRVLDENARPVPNTLVEIWQANAGGRYRHKKDSYLAPIDPDFGGCGRTLTDDNGYYVFRTVKPGAYPWRNWVNNWRPAHIHFSVFGTAFAQRLITQMYFEGDPLIAKCPIVQSIPEQRAVDQLVAALDLNASLPLDSIAYKFDIVLRGRRSTFFENRPEGN
- the pcaG gene encoding protocatechuate 3,4-dioxygenase subunit alpha — its product is MVQTLDYLKETASQTAGPYVHIGLVPGDAGFDIYDHELGRDIAGPKAAGTRITVTGTVTDGTGAPVKDILVEVWQANAAGIYPGKGEVEDGFRGWGRVTPDFETGVFSFETVKPGKVTGPDARPMAPHINLWLVARGINVGLNTRMYFGDEDAANAADPVLTLIEQPLRRETLIAHADGNAYHFDIRLQGAGETVFFDL
- a CDS encoding 3-keto-5-aminohexanoate cleavage protein; translation: MTTPCIICVALTGSLPTKDNNPAVPITISEQVESAQEAFEAGASIAHCHVRDDHGRPTSDPARFARLKEGLEQHCPGMIVQLSTGGRSGAGKERGGMLSLSPDMASLSVGSNNFPTRVYENSPDLVDWLASEMIAHDVKPEIEAFDLGHIVQAIRMAQDGRLKGPLYVQFVMGVKNAMPADEPIFDFYIETLKRLAPDAQWCAAGIGPAQLTINEWSIAKGGHTRTGLEDNVRLDRHRLAPSNAALVKRAVALCEKYERPVATWQVAREILGLKTRESAAPKTASAATP